One genomic window of Phycisphaeraceae bacterium includes the following:
- a CDS encoding cupin domain-containing protein, producing MITGRCLDDFEPAEIVRLLRLTPHDEGGYFRQTYESSWTTPVSGRDGATRVGMNTIYYLLTEDRPIGRLHRNRSDIVHYFHGGSPLTYILVSPEGVLETRTLGRDPSRLESLQLVVPGGTWKATHLHAGRFGLLSEVVAPGFDMRDRELASPEETRRRFPSLWNRLSLYVSQHAAS from the coding sequence TTGATCACCGGCCGCTGCCTCGACGATTTCGAGCCTGCCGAGATCGTTCGGCTCCTCCGGCTCACGCCGCACGACGAGGGTGGGTACTTTCGCCAGACGTACGAGTCTTCTTGGACCACTCCGGTCTCGGGCCGCGACGGCGCGACACGGGTGGGAATGAACACGATCTACTACCTGCTCACGGAGGACAGGCCGATTGGCCGGCTGCACCGCAATCGCTCCGACATCGTCCATTACTTTCACGGCGGTTCTCCACTCACCTACATCCTTGTTTCCCCCGAAGGCGTGCTCGAAACACGGACGCTCGGACGGGATCCGTCTCGCCTGGAATCGCTTCAACTCGTGGTGCCCGGAGGAACCTGGAAGGCAACCCATTTGCACGCCGGGAGATTCGGGCTGCTCAGCGAGGTCGTGGCGCCGGGCTTCGACATGCGTGATCGGGAGCTGGCCTCTCCGGAGGAGACGCGTCGGCGATTTCCATCACTCTGGAATCGACTCTCGCTCTACGTGTCCCAGCATGCCGCTTCGTAG
- a CDS encoding ABC transporter ATP-binding protein: MIETINLTKRYGDLIALDSLNLTINEGDCFGFIGPNGAGKTTTIKILATLLKPSSGQAMIDGLTVGYKNRQIRPIIGYVPDFMGAYEDMVVTEYLEFFASCYNIHGPQRRKVVKDVLDLTDLNYKATAEVNSLSRGMQQRLSIARVLLHDPKVLLMDEPASGLDPRARIEIRELLKELKRMGKTIIISSHILPELGELCNVVGIIERGQLLFQGTIDQAVHRARLGHVVLVSVVDRPTDAMALLQRTRGVAKAVVLDAAGPARGRTAVDGFSGNGHTIQVTLDPAAKVELSDIPNLLVNNGFRITKFAEESVNLETAFMRLTKGVVQ, translated from the coding sequence ATGATCGAAACGATCAACCTCACGAAGCGGTACGGCGACTTGATCGCGCTGGACTCACTCAACCTCACGATCAACGAGGGCGATTGCTTCGGCTTCATCGGTCCCAACGGCGCCGGCAAGACGACCACGATCAAGATCCTGGCGACCCTTCTCAAGCCCTCCTCGGGCCAGGCCATGATCGATGGCCTGACCGTCGGCTACAAGAACCGCCAGATCCGTCCGATCATCGGCTATGTCCCCGATTTCATGGGCGCGTACGAGGACATGGTCGTCACCGAGTATCTCGAGTTCTTTGCGTCCTGCTACAACATCCACGGCCCGCAGCGCCGTAAGGTCGTCAAGGACGTGCTCGACCTCACCGACCTCAACTACAAGGCCACCGCCGAGGTGAACTCGCTGTCGCGAGGCATGCAGCAGCGGCTCTCCATCGCCCGCGTCCTGCTCCACGATCCCAAGGTGCTGCTGATGGACGAGCCCGCCTCCGGCCTCGATCCTCGCGCCAGGATCGAGATCCGCGAGCTGCTCAAGGAACTCAAGCGGATGGGCAAGACGATCATCATCTCGTCCCACATCCTGCCGGAGTTGGGCGAACTCTGCAACGTCGTCGGCATCATCGAGCGAGGCCAGCTCCTGTTCCAAGGGACGATCGATCAGGCCGTCCACCGGGCCCGCCTCGGGCATGTCGTTCTCGTCTCGGTCGTCGACCGACCGACCGATGCCATGGCACTGCTGCAGCGCACTCGCGGTGTCGCCAAGGCCGTGGTGCTCGACGCCGCGGGTCCCGCGCGTGGCCGGACCGCCGTCGACGGCTTCTCGGGCAATGGTCACACCATCCAGGTTACGCTCGATCCGGCCGCGAAAGTGGAACTCTCCGACATCCCCAACCTGCTGGTCAACAACGGCTTCCGCATCACCAAGTTCGCCGAGGAGTCGGTGAACCTTGAGACGGCGTTCATGCGACTGACCAAGGGTGTTGTTCAGTAG
- a CDS encoding SpoIIE family protein phosphatase, producing MRLSIRWKLLLSTLIPLVIIAGAFLAFEFDAGRTAAHEQTRAALSQRADSLAERLDAQFETVSQTARAMATLIQERPLFSIGTLFRITELNVDQNSFVFGSCIAFEPGQGPPGKDLFAAYSFRAPSLPGDDFTGDNPIIMKDIADFYDYTDPRWSWYRIPRETGRPAWTEPYLDEGGGDVVMCTYSAPFFRDGKFAGVVTVDVSFNDLRRLVEQVGTDSGIHGRRVGILSQRGAFLAWPDEELGLGDTIFEVADRLEREDLRSLGRRLASGQRDTISMRDPTTGEPLLLSFAPIISTGWSYITAAPEAQIMAPVLAALRERAVLALAVLAIIAGVVTVLGVRIARPIERLASAVKQVGVDGSMTASIDDTRTDEIGDLARTFSEMVARIRGYIVELRKETAAREAVQAELRVAREIQASLLPRRFPPFPDHDEFSLHAVNAPARGVAGDFYDYFLLPSGRLIVVIADVAGKGIPAAMLMAVSRTVIRNLAQESLEPAELLNRANAILVQDNSSGLFLTIFLAQFDPATGRLLYANAGHPRPYRMAADRKPVMFGEVTGTVLGVLPEARYTQAETTLAAGETMVLFTDGVPEGRGPDHAMFGEQRFAALLAKSNGEPVRELCTDILAALDQFQVDHRADDITVVALRRNR from the coding sequence GTGAGATTGTCGATCCGCTGGAAGTTGCTGCTGTCGACGCTCATCCCGCTGGTGATCATTGCTGGGGCATTCCTGGCCTTCGAGTTTGATGCAGGCCGTACCGCAGCGCACGAGCAGACACGAGCGGCGCTGTCCCAGAGAGCAGATTCCCTGGCAGAACGGCTGGACGCCCAGTTTGAGACGGTATCGCAGACCGCCCGGGCCATGGCGACGCTGATCCAGGAGCGGCCGCTGTTCTCGATCGGAACGCTGTTCCGTATTACCGAACTCAACGTCGACCAGAACTCGTTTGTGTTCGGGTCATGCATCGCGTTCGAGCCGGGTCAGGGGCCGCCGGGGAAAGACCTGTTCGCCGCGTACTCCTTCAGAGCCCCGTCCTTGCCGGGGGATGATTTTACGGGCGACAACCCGATCATCATGAAGGACATCGCGGACTTCTACGACTACACCGATCCACGGTGGTCGTGGTACAGAATTCCCAGGGAGACCGGCCGGCCCGCATGGACCGAGCCGTACCTCGACGAGGGCGGCGGCGATGTCGTGATGTGCACCTACTCGGCACCGTTCTTTCGTGACGGAAAGTTCGCTGGGGTCGTGACCGTCGACGTCTCGTTTAACGACCTCCGCCGCCTGGTCGAGCAGGTGGGGACGGATTCGGGGATACACGGCCGGCGCGTGGGCATCCTGAGCCAACGGGGAGCGTTCCTGGCCTGGCCGGACGAGGAACTGGGTCTGGGCGACACAATCTTCGAGGTGGCCGACCGGCTCGAGCGCGAGGACCTGCGGTCGCTCGGACGGCGGCTGGCTTCCGGCCAGCGGGACACCATCTCGATGCGAGACCCGACGACGGGCGAACCGTTACTGCTGTCATTTGCGCCGATCATCTCGACGGGCTGGAGTTACATCACCGCGGCCCCCGAGGCACAGATCATGGCTCCAGTGCTCGCGGCCCTGCGGGAGCGGGCCGTGCTGGCGCTGGCGGTACTGGCCATCATTGCGGGGGTGGTCACGGTGCTGGGCGTTCGGATTGCTCGCCCGATCGAGAGGCTGGCGAGCGCCGTCAAGCAGGTGGGGGTCGATGGATCCATGACCGCGTCCATCGACGACACGAGAACGGATGAGATCGGCGACCTTGCCCGCACGTTCAGCGAGATGGTGGCACGAATTCGCGGATACATCGTCGAGCTGCGGAAAGAGACCGCGGCTCGGGAGGCGGTCCAGGCCGAACTCCGAGTCGCGAGAGAAATTCAGGCATCGCTGCTGCCGCGTCGGTTCCCACCCTTCCCGGATCACGACGAGTTCTCGCTGCACGCTGTCAATGCACCGGCTCGGGGCGTGGCGGGAGACTTCTACGATTACTTCCTGCTGCCCAGCGGGCGTTTGATCGTGGTGATCGCGGACGTCGCGGGCAAAGGGATCCCGGCGGCGATGCTGATGGCCGTGTCGCGGACCGTCATCCGCAACCTCGCGCAGGAGTCCCTGGAGCCGGCGGAACTGCTGAATCGCGCCAATGCGATCCTCGTTCAGGACAACTCGTCAGGCCTGTTCCTCACGATCTTTCTTGCCCAGTTCGATCCGGCAACGGGCCGGCTCCTGTACGCGAACGCGGGGCATCCAAGGCCGTACCGCATGGCCGCCGACCGGAAACCCGTGATGTTCGGCGAGGTAACCGGAACCGTGCTCGGGGTGCTCCCTGAGGCGAGGTACACCCAGGCCGAAACCACGCTGGCGGCGGGTGAGACGATGGTCCTGTTCACCGACGGGGTACCCGAGGGCCGGGGGCCGGATCATGCGATGTTCGGCGAGCAGCGGTTCGCGGCGCTCCTCGCGAAATCCAATGGCGAGCCGGTCCGGGAGTTGTGCACCGATATCCTCGCCGCGCTGGACCAGTTCCAGGTGGACCACCGGGCCGACGACATTACCGTCGTGGCACTGCGGCGGAACCGGTAA
- a CDS encoding response regulator: protein MLVADDEHLVALGLVAILKELGHDVVGVADDGVKAIELARKHKPEVALLDIRMPKMNGIDVSLVLHEELAIPSIMVSAYSDNEHLAQIRQHGAETGIYGYLLKPVSGDDVRVALSIARQRSAVDGYRSHRIGQLEANLANRRTVEQAKWLMVEKLGITEPEAHEKLQRLARDSRRPLIDVAKEVIAAGGVIGKAN, encoded by the coding sequence GTGCTCGTGGCGGACGATGAGCACCTCGTTGCGCTCGGGCTGGTGGCGATTCTGAAGGAACTCGGCCACGACGTTGTCGGAGTGGCGGACGACGGGGTGAAGGCGATCGAGCTGGCTCGCAAGCACAAGCCCGAGGTAGCCCTGCTGGACATACGGATGCCGAAGATGAACGGCATCGATGTGTCGCTGGTGCTGCACGAGGAACTCGCCATCCCGTCGATCATGGTGTCGGCCTATTCAGATAACGAGCACCTGGCCCAGATCCGCCAGCACGGCGCCGAGACGGGCATCTATGGGTACCTGCTCAAGCCGGTCTCCGGGGACGATGTGCGTGTGGCGCTGAGCATCGCCCGCCAGCGGTCCGCGGTGGATGGCTACCGCAGCCACCGAATCGGACAGCTGGAGGCTAACCTGGCGAACCGCCGCACCGTCGAACAGGCCAAGTGGCTGATGGTCGAGAAACTCGGGATCACCGAGCCGGAAGCCCACGAGAAACTGCAGCGGCTGGCCAGGGACAGCCGGCGGCCGCTGATCGACGTGGCGAAGGAAGTGATCGCCGCCGGCGGCGTCATCGGCAAGGCCAACTGA
- a CDS encoding DNA topoisomerase IV subunit A produces MAKKTQSTTARAGTSKRSKERDVVTLKKIVSLADDLAKRTFAGKEPTLEVPTRARSNTIWNRKKGILQMGEAAQDRQLFNLNQAKLFMQTMLHSNSIRELIGADKTLSLRAMFYKGLHTVAGTSEKTFGDQGESDGILEDLEVTIGALREELHIFAKKAGTIVGNITLVDTGDEIDCRRMGSGGYAIPSIVEPDIIQFKKCEAKFVLHVEKNTVWSRFNEDRFWEKHNCILTEGGGQPPRGVRRLLRRLNEELGLPIYCLLDCDPWGHYIYSVIKQGSISLAFESERLAIPEAKFIGIRAKDYKECDLTDDVQISLNDTDIKRAKEIAAYPWFEHHKGWQREISGLLGNGFKMEVESLITKDISYVTETYVPQRLRAKDWLE; encoded by the coding sequence ATGGCGAAGAAGACCCAGTCGACGACGGCCCGCGCGGGAACCTCGAAACGCTCCAAGGAGCGAGATGTTGTCACGCTCAAGAAGATCGTGTCGCTGGCGGACGACCTCGCCAAGCGGACGTTCGCGGGAAAGGAGCCGACGCTGGAGGTGCCGACGCGGGCGAGGTCGAACACGATCTGGAACAGAAAGAAGGGAATCCTGCAGATGGGCGAGGCCGCCCAGGATCGGCAGCTGTTCAACCTGAACCAGGCGAAGCTGTTCATGCAGACGATGCTCCACTCCAACAGCATCCGGGAACTGATCGGGGCGGACAAAACGCTGAGCCTGCGAGCGATGTTCTACAAGGGGCTGCACACGGTGGCGGGGACGTCGGAGAAGACGTTCGGCGACCAGGGGGAATCGGACGGCATTCTCGAGGACCTGGAGGTCACGATCGGGGCGCTGCGGGAGGAACTGCACATCTTCGCCAAGAAGGCGGGGACGATCGTCGGGAACATCACGCTGGTGGACACGGGGGACGAGATCGACTGCAGGAGGATGGGATCGGGCGGGTACGCGATCCCGAGCATCGTCGAACCGGACATCATCCAGTTCAAGAAGTGCGAGGCGAAGTTCGTGCTGCACGTCGAGAAGAACACGGTGTGGAGCCGCTTCAACGAAGACCGATTCTGGGAGAAACACAACTGCATCCTGACCGAAGGGGGCGGGCAGCCGCCACGCGGGGTCCGGAGACTGCTGAGACGCCTGAACGAGGAACTGGGGCTTCCAATCTACTGCCTGCTCGACTGCGACCCGTGGGGGCACTACATCTACAGCGTCATCAAGCAAGGATCGATCTCGCTGGCATTCGAATCGGAGCGGCTGGCGATCCCCGAGGCGAAGTTCATCGGCATCCGGGCCAAGGACTACAAGGAGTGCGACCTTACCGATGACGTTCAGATTTCGCTCAACGACACGGATATCAAGCGGGCGAAGGAGATCGCCGCGTACCCGTGGTTCGAGCACCACAAGGGATGGCAACGGGAAATCTCGGGGTTGCTCGGCAACGGGTTCAAGATGGAAGTCGAGTCGCTCATTACGAAGGACATCTCGTACGTGACGGAGACGTACGTACCGCAGCGGCTTCGGGCAAAGGACTGGCTGGAGTAG
- a CDS encoding S9 family peptidase, with amino-acid sequence MAEPPAYPEAPIGDTVDTYHGVSVADPYRWLEDADTPGSRAWINAENALTRSYLSGVPQLEAIKQRLTELWNFERWGTPSKDGGRYFVTRNSGVQNQSPLYVLDSLGAEPRLLLDPNTWKANGTMSLAGFAVSDDGKRLAYGIAESGSDWNVWKVCDVETGKDLPDQLDWVKFSGASWMKDGSGFFYSRYDAPEEGAALKGVNYFQKVYFHALGTDQAADTLFYHRPDQKEWGFGAGVTDDGRYVVITASHGTDPKNRVFYRDLKAKPLGQADEPGAAMPLLTDFDASYDFIDNDGPVFWFKTDLDAPRGRVIGINVNHPERVNWQEIIPQQAETLQGVSTVGGLFHASYLKDARTQVRVFDLKGKHIRDVSLPGIGTASGFGGKRSDTETFYTFSGYTTPGTVYRYDPATGKSEVFRKPSVKFNPDDYETAQVFYTSKDGTRVPMFITAKKGLKKTGSNPTLLYGYGGFNIPLTPSFSPATLVWLEMGGVFAVANIRGGGEYGEEWHQAGTRTRKQNVFDDFISAAEYLIKEKYTSTPRLAIHGGSNGGLLVGACITQRPDLFGAAIPAVGVLDMLRFPKFTIGWAWCSDYGNAETDEAEFKALYAYSPYHNIKKGTCYPATLITTGDHDDRVFPAHSFKFAAALQAAQGCDNPLLIRIETEAGHGAGKPTSKIIEERADMWAFLVRALKFTPTIESSEAAAGK; translated from the coding sequence TTGGCCGAGCCCCCGGCCTATCCCGAGGCTCCCATTGGCGATACGGTCGACACCTACCACGGCGTCTCAGTCGCCGACCCTTACCGCTGGCTCGAGGATGCCGATACCCCCGGCTCGCGGGCGTGGATCAACGCCGAGAACGCCCTGACCAGGTCCTATCTGAGCGGGGTGCCACAGTTGGAGGCGATCAAGCAGCGGCTGACCGAACTGTGGAACTTCGAGCGTTGGGGCACCCCCTCCAAGGACGGTGGACGCTACTTCGTGACCCGCAACTCGGGTGTCCAGAACCAGTCTCCGCTGTATGTCCTCGACTCGCTGGGCGCCGAGCCCCGGCTGCTGCTGGATCCGAATACCTGGAAAGCCAACGGCACCATGTCCCTCGCCGGTTTCGCGGTCAGCGACGACGGCAAGCGCCTCGCCTACGGGATCGCCGAGTCCGGCTCGGACTGGAACGTCTGGAAGGTGTGCGACGTCGAGACTGGCAAGGACCTCCCGGACCAGCTTGATTGGGTCAAGTTCTCCGGCGCATCCTGGATGAAGGACGGATCCGGGTTCTTCTACTCACGGTACGACGCTCCCGAAGAAGGGGCCGCGCTCAAGGGCGTCAACTACTTCCAGAAGGTCTACTTCCACGCTCTCGGCACCGACCAAGCCGCCGACACGCTCTTCTACCACCGTCCCGACCAGAAGGAGTGGGGGTTCGGGGCCGGCGTGACGGACGACGGACGCTACGTCGTCATCACCGCCAGTCACGGCACGGACCCGAAGAACCGCGTGTTCTACCGTGACCTGAAGGCCAAGCCGCTGGGACAGGCCGATGAGCCCGGTGCGGCGATGCCGCTGCTCACTGATTTCGACGCGTCGTACGACTTCATCGACAACGACGGCCCTGTCTTCTGGTTCAAGACGGACCTGGACGCTCCCCGGGGGCGCGTCATCGGCATCAATGTCAACCACCCGGAGCGGGTGAACTGGCAGGAGATCATCCCGCAACAGGCCGAAACGCTGCAGGGCGTCTCCACCGTGGGCGGGCTCTTCCATGCGTCCTATCTCAAGGACGCCCGCACCCAGGTGCGCGTCTTTGACCTCAAGGGCAAGCACATCCGGGACGTCAGCCTCCCCGGCATCGGCACGGCGAGCGGCTTCGGCGGCAAGCGGTCCGACACCGAGACGTTCTACACGTTCTCAGGCTACACCACCCCCGGCACCGTGTATCGGTATGACCCCGCGACGGGCAAGAGCGAGGTCTTCCGCAAGCCCAGCGTGAAGTTCAACCCCGATGACTACGAGACTGCCCAGGTCTTCTACACGTCCAAGGACGGCACACGGGTCCCGATGTTCATTACGGCCAAGAAGGGCCTGAAGAAGACCGGGTCCAACCCCACGCTGCTCTACGGCTACGGCGGCTTCAATATCCCGCTGACGCCGTCGTTCTCCCCGGCCACTCTGGTGTGGCTGGAGATGGGCGGCGTCTTCGCCGTCGCCAACATCCGGGGCGGAGGCGAGTACGGCGAGGAGTGGCACCAGGCCGGCACTCGCACCCGCAAGCAGAACGTCTTCGATGACTTCATCAGCGCGGCCGAGTACCTGATCAAGGAGAAGTACACCTCGACCCCCAGGCTCGCGATCCACGGCGGGTCGAACGGCGGTCTCCTTGTCGGCGCCTGCATCACCCAGCGGCCCGACCTCTTCGGCGCCGCCATTCCGGCGGTCGGCGTCCTGGACATGCTCCGGTTTCCCAAGTTCACCATCGGCTGGGCGTGGTGCAGCGACTACGGCAACGCCGAGACCGACGAGGCCGAGTTCAAGGCGCTCTATGCCTACTCCCCGTACCACAACATCAAGAAGGGCACGTGCTACCCGGCGACGCTCATTACCACGGGCGACCACGACGACCGCGTCTTCCCGGCGCACTCGTTCAAGTTCGCCGCGGCGCTGCAGGCGGCGCAGGGCTGCGACAATCCGCTGCTGATCCGCATCGAGACCGAAGCCGGGCACGGTGCGGGCAAGCCAACCTCGAAGATCATCGAGGAGCGTGCCGACATGTGGGCCTTCCTGGTTCGGGCGCTCAAGTTCACTCCGACGATCGAGTCGAGCGAGGCCGCGGCCGGTAAGTAG
- a CDS encoding META domain-containing protein encodes MGYMSGLWTRVGATVLAIAVTAWLAACASSPSMTPGSGSSIFGTWRLTQIEGVDVKAVQDEGGRAPTLTVSVDGMIFGFTGINQLNSSVDLEALARGEFEMGLAATTRMAGSPAAMAMESRFVSGLADATRYTVSNGELTLSNSSRDLLRFVRVEE; translated from the coding sequence ATGGGATACATGAGCGGACTCTGGACGCGAGTCGGTGCCACAGTGCTGGCGATCGCCGTGACTGCGTGGCTCGCGGCGTGCGCCTCGTCACCGTCGATGACACCGGGCTCGGGGTCGAGCATCTTCGGAACGTGGCGGCTCACGCAGATCGAGGGGGTCGACGTCAAGGCCGTTCAGGATGAAGGGGGCAGGGCGCCGACGCTGACCGTTTCGGTGGACGGGATGATCTTCGGGTTCACCGGGATCAACCAGCTGAACTCGTCCGTGGACCTGGAGGCCCTCGCCCGCGGCGAGTTCGAGATGGGCCTCGCGGCGACAACACGGATGGCCGGTTCGCCCGCGGCGATGGCGATGGAGTCCAGGTTTGTCAGCGGACTTGCGGATGCGACGCGGTACACCGTGTCAAACGGTGAACTGACGTTGTCGAATAGCTCACGGGACCTGCTGAGATTTGTGCGCGTAGAGGAATGA
- a CDS encoding DNA topoisomerase VI subunit B, with the protein MTTTQARKPREGPVPTVSNGEVDMPRSTSSRKQSARVTAETMAGRQRDISVSEFFAKNRHLLGFDNPRKALLTTVKEAVDNSLDACEEAGILPDVTVVIEDLQPERPTTLKSSRYRLTIVDNGPGIVKKQVEHIFGRLLYGSKFHRLKMSRGQQGIGISAAGMYGLITTGKPMVIHTRPSANKPAHHIELAMNTKTNRAEVTVDTETRDFPPERLRGLSPGTREEWFLRAADYPTGTSVSIELEGRYQRGRGSVDEFLELTAIANPHARITFVPPSKESAAEEDDIPLLKDGKSAEAPAAPEPEKTLEANGVTLFPRGVSELPPETKEIQPHPKGIELGILLQMLKEAEEERRGYSLFSFLQDKFSRVSAATASSLCAKVKLTSRTKVTDVDHALAEKLFRELQDARLPPPPTDCLAPIGVRQLLAGMLKGVKAEFYAASSRDAAVYRGRPFQIEAAIAFGGELVAEETARVIRFANRVPLLFQQSACSSFKAVVETSWKNYNLQHPRGSLPVGPLVIMIHMASVWVPFTSESKEAIADYDEIRKEMKLALMECGRKLGTYLRKRQAMRRQSERRDVFERYIGEIAKAVHAINGTDAKRLYDALLEQARVRTAVADQVLDDEGKVVKDDPGEQDGVIIVESAIAGRQGGDEGDSPPLSLSKAERAKLKVTGMAREDEDPSLLDVEPAKRSARSGRARQPKSPVREKRAAAREAAEPAGQTPKKIGTSPKGTKPKMRLVNGKLVPADEPGLF; encoded by the coding sequence ATGACCACGACTCAGGCACGGAAGCCGCGGGAGGGACCCGTTCCCACTGTCTCGAACGGCGAAGTCGACATGCCCCGATCCACTTCCTCTCGCAAACAGTCTGCACGGGTGACGGCCGAGACGATGGCCGGGCGGCAGCGGGATATCTCCGTTTCGGAGTTCTTCGCCAAGAATCGGCACCTGCTGGGGTTTGACAACCCCCGGAAGGCGTTGCTGACCACCGTCAAAGAGGCGGTGGACAACTCGCTGGATGCGTGCGAGGAGGCGGGGATCCTCCCGGACGTGACCGTGGTGATCGAGGATCTGCAGCCGGAGCGGCCGACAACGCTGAAGTCCTCGCGGTACCGGCTGACGATCGTGGACAATGGGCCCGGGATCGTGAAGAAGCAGGTCGAGCACATCTTCGGCCGGCTGCTCTACGGGTCGAAGTTCCACCGGCTCAAGATGTCGCGGGGCCAGCAGGGGATCGGGATCTCCGCCGCGGGGATGTACGGGCTGATCACCACGGGCAAGCCGATGGTGATCCACACGCGGCCCAGCGCCAACAAGCCGGCGCACCACATCGAACTGGCGATGAATACAAAGACCAACCGTGCCGAGGTCACGGTTGACACGGAGACGAGGGATTTTCCGCCCGAGCGTTTGCGGGGGCTGAGCCCGGGCACTCGCGAGGAGTGGTTCCTGCGGGCGGCGGACTACCCGACGGGGACGAGCGTTTCGATCGAGCTGGAGGGCCGGTACCAGAGGGGACGGGGGTCGGTCGACGAGTTCCTGGAACTGACGGCGATTGCGAACCCGCATGCACGGATCACGTTTGTCCCGCCGTCCAAGGAGAGCGCAGCGGAGGAGGATGACATCCCCCTGCTCAAGGATGGCAAGTCGGCGGAGGCACCCGCCGCGCCCGAGCCGGAGAAGACCCTCGAGGCGAACGGGGTGACGCTGTTTCCGCGCGGAGTGTCGGAGCTCCCTCCGGAGACGAAGGAGATCCAGCCGCACCCCAAGGGGATCGAACTGGGGATCCTGCTGCAGATGCTCAAGGAGGCGGAAGAGGAGCGGCGGGGGTATTCGCTGTTCAGTTTCCTGCAGGACAAGTTCAGCCGCGTGTCCGCGGCGACCGCGAGCAGCCTGTGCGCGAAGGTGAAGCTGACGAGCAGGACCAAGGTGACGGATGTCGACCACGCGCTGGCGGAGAAGCTGTTCCGCGAGTTGCAGGACGCCAGGCTTCCGCCGCCGCCGACGGATTGTCTGGCGCCGATCGGGGTGCGGCAGTTGCTGGCGGGGATGCTTAAGGGCGTGAAGGCCGAGTTCTACGCGGCGTCGTCCAGAGATGCTGCCGTGTACCGGGGTCGGCCGTTCCAGATCGAGGCGGCGATCGCCTTCGGCGGGGAACTGGTGGCGGAGGAGACCGCCCGGGTGATCCGCTTTGCCAACCGGGTGCCGCTGCTGTTCCAGCAGAGCGCGTGCTCGTCGTTCAAGGCGGTCGTCGAAACCTCGTGGAAGAACTACAACCTGCAGCACCCGCGGGGGAGCCTGCCGGTCGGGCCGCTGGTCATCATGATCCACATGGCGAGCGTGTGGGTGCCGTTCACGAGCGAGAGCAAAGAGGCGATCGCGGACTACGACGAGATCCGCAAGGAAATGAAGCTCGCGCTGATGGAGTGCGGACGCAAACTGGGGACCTACCTGCGCAAGCGGCAGGCGATGAGGCGGCAGAGCGAGCGGAGGGACGTATTCGAGCGGTATATCGGCGAGATCGCGAAGGCAGTCCACGCCATCAACGGCACGGATGCGAAGCGGTTATACGACGCGCTGCTCGAGCAGGCTCGGGTGCGGACGGCGGTGGCGGATCAGGTACTGGACGATGAGGGCAAGGTAGTAAAGGACGACCCGGGCGAGCAGGATGGGGTGATCATCGTCGAGAGCGCGATCGCAGGCAGGCAGGGAGGTGATGAGGGGGATTCGCCGCCGCTGTCGCTCAGCAAGGCGGAGAGGGCGAAGCTGAAGGTGACCGGAATGGCGCGGGAGGACGAGGACCCGTCGCTGCTGGATGTCGAGCCCGCGAAGCGGTCGGCTCGTTCGGGGCGAGCCCGGCAGCCGAAAAGCCCGGTTAGAGAGAAGCGGGCCGCTGCGAGGGAGGCTGCCGAGCCGGCCGGGCAGACGCCGAAGAAGATCGGAACGTCACCGAAGGGCACGAAACCGAAGATGCGGCTGGTGAACGGGAAACTGGTGCCGGCGGATGAGCCCGGGCTGTTCTAG